The proteins below come from a single uncultured Dethiosulfovibrio sp. genomic window:
- a CDS encoding iron-containing alcohol dehydrogenase, whose protein sequence is MRDFVYESPTRIVFGRGKELQTGQEVAARGASKVLLHYGSGSIKAIGLYDRVVKSLKESGIPFVELGGAVPNPRLSLVHEAIDLCRREKVDFILAVGGGSVIDSAKAVAVGVPYDGDVWDFFDKGVVPKEALPVGAILTLSATGSETSPASVITKEEGWLKHALHSDLIRPAFAILNPELTTTLPPYQTAAGGVDIMAHLMERYFTNTTAVDLTDRLIEGTLQTVIKFLPIALKEPDNYDARAEIMWASTIAHNGILDTGRVGDWASHRIEHEIGAIYDVAHGAGLAVVFPAWMKFVYRHDVQRFVRFFHRVWGLEPDFWNPEATVLKGISVMEDYFRSLGMPVTLEDLGVPDDRLEEMAEKTNWNGPVGQFVPITSDKALEILKLCR, encoded by the coding sequence ATGAGAGACTTCGTCTACGAAAGCCCGACGAGGATAGTTTTCGGGAGGGGCAAGGAGCTTCAGACCGGTCAAGAAGTTGCCGCCCGAGGAGCAAGCAAGGTCCTTCTCCACTACGGAAGCGGGAGCATAAAGGCAATCGGCCTTTACGACCGGGTCGTCAAGTCGCTGAAGGAATCGGGCATACCCTTCGTCGAGCTTGGAGGAGCTGTCCCTAACCCCAGGCTTTCCTTGGTCCACGAGGCCATAGATCTGTGTCGACGGGAGAAGGTGGACTTCATCCTGGCGGTCGGTGGAGGAAGCGTCATAGACTCGGCAAAGGCCGTCGCCGTGGGCGTTCCCTACGACGGCGACGTCTGGGACTTTTTCGACAAGGGAGTGGTCCCTAAGGAGGCCCTTCCTGTCGGGGCGATCCTGACCCTGTCGGCCACAGGGAGCGAGACCAGCCCAGCGTCGGTAATAACGAAGGAGGAAGGGTGGCTCAAACACGCCCTCCACTCCGACCTGATCAGACCGGCCTTCGCCATACTGAACCCCGAGCTGACCACCACTCTGCCACCCTACCAGACCGCAGCAGGGGGAGTGGATATCATGGCCCACCTGATGGAGCGGTATTTCACCAACACAACCGCCGTGGACCTGACCGACAGGCTCATAGAGGGAACCCTTCAGACGGTGATAAAGTTCCTCCCTATCGCCCTGAAGGAGCCCGATAACTACGACGCCAGGGCGGAGATAATGTGGGCATCGACCATAGCCCACAACGGCATACTGGACACAGGACGGGTGGGTGACTGGGCCTCCCACAGGATAGAGCACGAGATAGGGGCTATATACGATGTGGCCCACGGAGCCGGTCTTGCGGTGGTGTTTCCCGCATGGATGAAGTTCGTCTACCGCCACGACGTCCAACGGTTCGTCCGGTTTTTCCACCGGGTGTGGGGGCTGGAGCCGGACTTCTGGAATCCCGAAGCTACGGTGTTAAAGGGCATTTCCGTCATGGAGGACTACTTCAGGAGCCTGGGGATGCCGGTAACACTGGAAGACCTCGGGGTCCCAGACGACAGGCTGGAGGAGATGGCGGAGAAGACCAACTGGAACGGCCCGGTGGGCCAGTTCGTCCCCATAACCTCCGACAAGGCCCTGGAGATACTGAAACTGTGTAGATAG
- the galE gene encoding UDP-glucose 4-epimerase GalE, whose amino-acid sequence MILVTGGAGYIGSHTVLALKEAGYGTVVFDSLERGHRDLCFGDFFVRGDLRDYDQIESVFRAHPIEGVVHFAASSLVGQSMADPEGYYLNNLTGTLNLLRAMRTVEVSRIVFSSSASVYGEPETIPIAEDAKKDQTSVYGETKYWIERMLDSYCRSYGFGAIALRYFNAAGCDPACRTGEDHTPETHLIPLVLDVALGRRESISVFGDDYPTDDGTCVRDYIHVTDLAEAHMLSLKKLFDEGQPFRASYNLGNGKGYSVSQVIEVVREVTGHPIPTEIGPRRAGDPAVLVASSALAERELGWSQAHADLKEIVETAWAWHKKRFA is encoded by the coding sequence ATGATTCTCGTCACAGGAGGAGCTGGCTATATCGGTAGCCACACGGTCTTGGCCCTCAAGGAGGCCGGATATGGTACGGTGGTATTCGACAGCCTGGAGAGGGGCCACCGAGATCTCTGCTTTGGCGATTTTTTCGTAAGGGGAGACCTTAGGGACTACGATCAGATAGAGTCGGTATTCCGGGCACACCCTATAGAGGGAGTGGTCCATTTCGCCGCCAGCAGCCTTGTGGGCCAGTCCATGGCCGATCCTGAGGGATATTATCTGAACAATCTCACCGGGACCTTGAACCTCCTTCGTGCCATGAGGACGGTGGAAGTCAGCCGGATAGTGTTCTCCTCCTCGGCGTCGGTCTACGGCGAGCCCGAGACCATCCCCATAGCCGAGGACGCCAAAAAGGACCAGACCAGCGTCTACGGCGAGACGAAATACTGGATAGAGAGGATGCTCGACTCCTACTGTCGGTCTTACGGCTTTGGGGCCATAGCCCTTCGGTATTTCAACGCCGCCGGTTGCGACCCAGCCTGTCGGACCGGCGAGGACCACACCCCTGAGACCCATCTCATCCCTCTGGTGCTGGACGTGGCATTAGGACGACGGGAGTCCATCTCCGTCTTCGGCGACGACTATCCCACCGACGACGGAACCTGCGTCAGGGACTATATCCACGTGACCGACCTGGCGGAGGCCCACATGCTCTCCCTTAAAAAGCTGTTTGACGAGGGGCAGCCCTTCCGGGCCAGCTACAACCTGGGAAACGGAAAGGGCTACTCGGTCAGCCAGGTTATAGAGGTGGTCAGAGAGGTAACAGGACACCCTATCCCGACGGAGATCGGCCCAAGGAGGGCGGGGGATCCGGCGGTGCTGGTGGCCTCGTCGGCCCTGGCGGAGAGGGAGCTAGGCTGGAGTCAGGCCCACGCCGACCTCAAGGAAATAGTGGAGACCGCCTGGGCATGGCATAAAAAGCGATTTGCCTAA
- a CDS encoding LAGLIDADG family homing endonuclease, translating into MDAKIRSYRSRFDGSVDVNMLETPLVPRQSENAAWLLDQRYLLDRHDSATGSVRKERDFEEFARRISRVIASVETLYCSEDDLEWIRTLEKNLFSDILNRRFLFNSPCLFGAGAGMTVQSAYSDLIYRSPDSMSYDDYVAVREGKTESQQLFACFVVSVEDSIEGIFGSVKDAAVISKYGGGVGANFGNLRESGSDIKGGTGGKASGPVSFMETWNTMGSVVVQGGRRRAALMGMLYDDHPDIEGFMDAKVEDGRLPYFNISVSVSDRLLDSAKKGGDFDLISRADGSVVRKVKAADLWDKLCKNAWRRGDPGVFFGDRANVDNILKLDKKWRIESTNPCVSGDTWIMTDLGARQARDLVGAPATVIVDGTAHRTEGFFSTGVKPIFQLQTKEGHSLKLTSDHKVRKITGKTRDSMEFQWTAASELVKGDLLVLNDHRDLAGWDGKYSDTEGYLIGLLLGDGTIKEDKAVLSVWLPERAANGDVPGQSQVMDRALACAMELRHRSDFAGWMAVPGRSEYRLATAAIKGIAVELGMGDKKAITPSLEGETSSSFYRGFLRGLFDSDGSVQGDQEKGVSVRLAQSDLPTLQAVQRMLGRLGIISKIYLRRKSGLKSMPDGKGGERPYRFKDQYELIVSNENLALFQVGVGFEDGDKRRKLDNALSSYGRRPNRERFVARFESLTYCGEEEVFDVQVPGVNAFDANGLYVHNCGEQPLPNYTSCNLGSVNLEAFVSTEATGARAFDMEAFVDQVYRSVYYLDLVIDGTSYPLDQIAERTKAIRPVGLGLMGLADAAITLGMVYGSDQFDRFCRSLTQNMAVGALAATVEITDLGKDPFPEHHLVSRLMEEFRTKAGLPPFSQGWLEGLDEKGFKEVIERMGRSDLIPFTLVNTLEGLLGATAVHRGNGLALAKKVLASLISGRMRNSRRLSVAPTGSISMLFDSSPGIEPNFAWTWSRKVMSAKGDGGYETREYFHPLVPSNLKDELRETGRLGDPRFVTAYDIGTDAHVTVTGIFASVVDSGISKTVNLPPEATVEDVKKVYEDCYRLGCKGITIYRDGSRSEQPIEAKKPEAPNASDRPMSSKVKARPGNVMFGKTIKDTTPWGSLYVTLNYDGDEPFEVFASLGKSGSEMKSMTEALSRVISIGLRSGGRMEDFINTLRGISGKEYWVFDCDEQTVVRSIPDGVALLMEKLSGVKGERPTEVPRCPECGSPMELVGGCEYCFSCGYSPCK; encoded by the coding sequence ATGGACGCTAAAATTCGGTCTTATCGGTCCAGGTTCGATGGATCCGTTGACGTTAACATGTTGGAAACCCCGCTGGTGCCAAGACAGTCTGAAAACGCCGCTTGGCTGCTGGACCAGAGATATCTTCTGGACCGCCACGACAGCGCGACCGGGTCGGTCAGGAAGGAGAGGGACTTCGAGGAGTTTGCCAGGAGGATATCCAGGGTCATAGCCTCGGTGGAGACCTTATATTGTTCCGAGGACGACCTGGAGTGGATCAGGACTCTGGAGAAAAACCTTTTCTCCGACATACTCAACCGTCGGTTTCTGTTCAACTCTCCCTGTCTTTTCGGTGCCGGTGCTGGCATGACGGTCCAGTCGGCCTACTCGGACCTTATATATCGCTCGCCGGACTCCATGTCCTACGACGACTACGTCGCGGTCAGGGAGGGCAAGACCGAGAGCCAGCAGCTTTTCGCCTGTTTCGTCGTTTCGGTGGAGGACAGCATAGAGGGGATCTTCGGTTCCGTCAAAGACGCTGCGGTGATAAGCAAATACGGCGGAGGTGTCGGGGCCAACTTCGGAAACCTCAGGGAATCGGGATCGGACATAAAGGGCGGCACAGGAGGGAAGGCCAGCGGCCCGGTCTCCTTCATGGAGACCTGGAACACCATGGGCTCGGTGGTCGTCCAGGGCGGCAGGAGACGGGCGGCCCTTATGGGGATGCTCTACGACGACCACCCAGACATAGAGGGCTTTATGGACGCCAAGGTGGAGGACGGAAGGCTTCCCTACTTCAATATATCCGTCTCGGTCTCCGACAGGCTGCTGGACTCGGCCAAAAAGGGCGGGGACTTCGACCTTATCTCCAGGGCCGACGGATCGGTGGTCCGCAAGGTCAAGGCCGCAGACCTGTGGGACAAGCTCTGTAAAAACGCCTGGCGAAGGGGCGACCCGGGGGTATTCTTCGGAGACCGGGCCAACGTGGACAATATACTTAAATTGGATAAAAAATGGAGGATAGAGTCCACTAACCCCTGTGTCTCCGGGGATACCTGGATAATGACCGATCTCGGGGCGAGACAGGCCAGGGATCTGGTAGGAGCTCCTGCCACGGTGATCGTGGACGGCACGGCCCACCGGACCGAGGGATTTTTCTCCACCGGGGTCAAGCCGATTTTTCAGCTCCAGACCAAAGAGGGCCATTCCCTGAAGCTGACCTCCGACCACAAGGTTAGAAAGATCACCGGCAAAACCAGGGACTCTATGGAGTTTCAGTGGACCGCCGCTTCGGAGCTTGTAAAAGGCGACCTTCTGGTTTTAAACGACCACAGGGACCTCGCTGGTTGGGATGGAAAATACTCCGATACCGAGGGATACCTGATAGGACTGCTTTTAGGCGACGGCACCATAAAAGAGGACAAGGCGGTCCTGTCGGTATGGCTCCCCGAGAGGGCGGCAAACGGCGACGTACCAGGCCAGAGCCAGGTTATGGATAGAGCTCTAGCCTGTGCCATGGAGCTGAGACACAGGAGCGATTTTGCCGGATGGATGGCGGTTCCGGGCAGATCGGAATACCGCTTAGCTACGGCGGCAATAAAGGGAATCGCCGTCGAGCTGGGGATGGGGGATAAAAAAGCCATAACGCCGTCCTTAGAGGGCGAGACCTCAAGCTCCTTCTACAGAGGTTTTCTCCGTGGTCTCTTCGACTCCGACGGCTCGGTCCAGGGGGATCAGGAAAAAGGTGTCTCCGTCAGGCTCGCCCAGAGCGATCTGCCCACCTTGCAGGCGGTCCAGAGGATGTTGGGACGGCTTGGCATAATATCCAAAATCTACCTCAGGAGAAAATCGGGCCTGAAATCCATGCCTGACGGTAAGGGAGGAGAGAGGCCCTACCGCTTCAAGGATCAGTACGAATTGATCGTCAGCAACGAAAACCTCGCTCTTTTCCAGGTCGGAGTGGGCTTCGAGGACGGGGACAAACGCCGAAAGCTGGATAACGCCTTAAGCAGCTACGGCAGAAGACCTAACAGGGAGCGTTTCGTAGCCCGTTTCGAGTCTCTGACCTACTGTGGAGAGGAGGAGGTTTTCGACGTACAGGTTCCAGGGGTGAACGCCTTCGACGCCAACGGACTTTACGTCCACAACTGCGGCGAGCAGCCTCTGCCTAACTACACCAGCTGCAACCTGGGATCGGTGAACCTTGAGGCCTTCGTATCCACCGAGGCCACAGGGGCCAGGGCCTTCGACATGGAGGCCTTTGTGGACCAGGTCTATCGGTCGGTGTACTACCTGGACCTGGTAATAGACGGGACCTCCTATCCTCTGGACCAGATCGCCGAGAGGACGAAGGCCATAAGGCCGGTCGGTCTGGGGCTGATGGGGCTGGCCGACGCCGCCATCACTTTAGGCATGGTCTACGGCTCCGACCAGTTCGACCGGTTCTGCCGATCCCTGACCCAGAACATGGCGGTAGGGGCTCTGGCCGCCACCGTTGAGATCACCGACCTGGGCAAGGATCCCTTCCCGGAACACCACCTGGTCTCCCGGCTTATGGAGGAGTTCAGGACCAAAGCGGGGCTTCCCCCCTTCTCCCAGGGGTGGCTGGAGGGCCTGGACGAAAAGGGCTTCAAAGAGGTGATAGAGAGGATGGGCCGGTCGGACCTGATCCCCTTCACCTTGGTGAACACCCTGGAGGGCCTGCTTGGAGCCACGGCGGTACACAGAGGCAACGGCCTCGCCCTGGCCAAAAAGGTACTGGCCTCCCTGATCTCCGGTCGGATGAGAAACAGCAGGCGGCTCAGCGTCGCCCCGACCGGGTCCATCTCCATGCTCTTCGACTCGAGTCCCGGTATCGAGCCGAACTTCGCCTGGACCTGGAGCAGAAAGGTCATGTCCGCAAAAGGAGACGGCGGCTACGAGACCAGGGAGTACTTCCATCCCCTGGTTCCGTCGAACCTGAAAGACGAGCTCAGGGAGACAGGCAGGCTGGGGGACCCTCGGTTCGTCACTGCCTACGACATAGGCACCGACGCCCACGTCACCGTGACCGGGATCTTCGCCTCGGTGGTGGACAGCGGCATCAGCAAGACGGTGAACCTCCCTCCGGAGGCTACGGTGGAGGACGTCAAGAAGGTCTACGAGGATTGCTATCGCCTTGGCTGTAAGGGCATCACCATATACAGGGACGGATCCCGTTCCGAACAGCCTATAGAGGCTAAAAAGCCCGAGGCCCCTAATGCCTCCGACCGACCTATGAGCAGCAAGGTCAAGGCCCGTCCGGGGAACGTCATGTTCGGCAAGACCATCAAGGACACCACCCCCTGGGGTAGCCTCTACGTGACCCTGAACTACGACGGAGATGAGCCCTTCGAGGTCTTCGCGTCCCTTGGCAAGAGTGGCTCGGAGATGAAGAGTATGACCGAGGCCCTTTCAAGGGTCATATCCATAGGGCTCAGGAGCGGAGGGCGGATGGAGGACTTTATAAACACTTTAAGGGGCATCTCTGGCAAGGAATACTGGGTCTTCGACTGCGACGAACAGACCGTGGTGCGGTCCATCCCCGACGGAGTTGCCCTCCTGATGGAGAAGCTCTCCGGCGTCAAGGGCGAAAGGCCCACGGAGGTCCCTCGTTGTCCTGAGTGCGGCTCCCCAATGGAGCTCGTGGGAGGCTGTGAATACTGCTTCAGCTGCGGCTACTCTCCGTGTAAGTAA
- a CDS encoding SH3 domain-containing protein: MSYDLKKGAVALISALICASSAWATPVVDFTGTIKDLSDLPQDVSAYLPKDGADEPYLDPVVQQGLMENFLIQHFSPWTSDEDVELNNEWGLKSAKKDRWGENLMPIPQSVKDKVVADASMGSYPSMDSRAIVVANTSARFLPTMRPFFANPDEAGEGFPFDYLQNTAHWVGVPLRVRHANVTGDWLLARSGTIPGWIPARDVAFVDDYFITAYRTGRYAALVKDDVALRDEDGAFIAKTQIGAVLPIVQERDDSYVVYVPIRSESGMARLKRAVLSKEDGVEMPKPLTPRAMATLANRFVGNPYGWGGMYDQRDCSSTMRDLLTPFGLWLPRDSGPQSKSNVFIDIEQEPWDKKPELIAEKALPLRTIIGMKGHVGLYLGLWEGKPVILHNTWGVRLTTDNPEVSGRAILGRTVITTLQPGIEREDVAKEGLLPKVRTITFIPGFDGTEN; the protein is encoded by the coding sequence ATGAGTTACGACCTTAAAAAAGGGGCGGTTGCCTTGATCTCCGCCCTGATCTGCGCCTCTTCCGCATGGGCTACCCCTGTGGTGGATTTTACCGGAACAATCAAAGACCTGTCGGACCTGCCTCAGGACGTGTCCGCCTATCTGCCAAAGGACGGGGCCGACGAGCCCTACCTGGATCCTGTCGTTCAGCAGGGCCTTATGGAGAACTTTCTGATCCAGCACTTCTCGCCCTGGACTTCTGACGAGGACGTGGAGCTGAACAACGAGTGGGGCCTTAAATCCGCCAAAAAGGACAGGTGGGGTGAGAACCTCATGCCGATCCCTCAGTCGGTGAAGGACAAAGTAGTCGCCGACGCATCCATGGGTTCCTATCCCTCCATGGACAGCAGAGCCATAGTGGTGGCCAACACCTCCGCCAGGTTTCTGCCCACCATGAGGCCATTCTTCGCCAATCCCGACGAAGCGGGAGAGGGCTTCCCCTTCGACTACCTCCAGAACACCGCCCACTGGGTGGGAGTTCCTCTGAGGGTTCGTCATGCCAACGTCACAGGTGACTGGTTGCTCGCCAGGTCCGGGACCATCCCTGGATGGATCCCCGCCAGGGACGTCGCCTTCGTGGACGACTACTTCATAACCGCCTACAGGACCGGACGTTACGCCGCCCTGGTGAAGGACGACGTGGCCCTCAGGGACGAGGACGGAGCGTTCATAGCTAAGACCCAGATCGGAGCGGTGCTTCCCATCGTCCAGGAGAGAGACGACTCCTACGTGGTCTACGTCCCCATAAGGTCGGAGAGCGGTATGGCACGGCTTAAAAGGGCGGTGCTCTCCAAGGAGGACGGGGTGGAGATGCCCAAGCCCCTGACCCCAAGGGCCATGGCCACCTTGGCCAACCGCTTCGTGGGCAACCCCTACGGATGGGGTGGCATGTACGACCAGAGGGACTGTTCCTCCACCATGAGGGACCTTCTCACCCCCTTCGGCCTCTGGCTGCCGAGGGACTCGGGACCTCAGTCCAAGAGCAACGTGTTTATCGACATAGAGCAGGAGCCATGGGATAAAAAGCCGGAGCTCATAGCGGAAAAGGCCTTGCCCCTCAGGACCATCATAGGCATGAAGGGCCATGTAGGGCTCTATCTGGGTCTCTGGGAGGGCAAGCCGGTCATACTCCACAACACCTGGGGTGTCAGGCTCACCACCGATAACCCGGAGGTCTCCGGAAGGGCTATCCTAGGCAGGACGGTCATAACCACCCTTCAGCCGGGCATAGAGAGGGAAGACGTGGCGAAAGAGGGCCTTTTGCCTAAGGTCAGGACCATAACCTTCATCCCCGGATTCGACGGGACAGAGAACTAG